The following DNA comes from Enterocloster bolteae.
GGTGGGGAGATTATCTCAGATATTGAATAGTATTATAAAGTACTAATGGTAGAGTTTTTGAATCACTTACAAAGAAATTTCCCCTAGGAGGTGCCATGTTCCATCCACGCAAATATCTGTTTCGTTTCCTATTTCTTTTTTCCATAGCGGTCATCCTGTATGCCACATTATACCGTGAAACAGGACAAGGAGACATACAGCTCCAGCTTTTCTGGACCATAAAAAGGGCCTGGAGAGAACATTCTGGCAATCATTGGTATCTGATTCTTGGTAATATCGCCCTATTCATGCCATTCGGATTTTTCTTTACTATCATTCTCCGAAAGCCGGACTGGAAGAAGGCAGCCATCATAGGATTTGTTTTTTCGTCTGTTATAGAGGTTACTCAGGTTCTGACGGATAGGGGACTAGGAGAGCTGGATGATGTACTCCACAATACCTGGGGGAGCCTGATGGGATATTGTGCAGCAGTGATACTGGGGTATTTGTTCGGACGGCATAGTAACAGGTATAAAGGAAAAGTGAAAGGGGCAAGTCTGTTTTTCGGAATAACAATATTGGCGTTTGCAATATTAATATTTTATAACCAGCCGGACTGGAATGTACGTTTGCGGAGATAGCATTAGCAGTGCTTAAGAATACGGTTTTCCGGCTTGGGGAGCGGGGATGACAGGATAAGCTGTACACAAATACCTGCCAAAACTCTGCCAGAGTACCAGCGCAAGCTTCCACCAGCGCAAGCTTCACCAAAAAACACTTGACAAATCCCCCAATAATTATTATGCTTGATAATTATAAATCAAAGCAAATAAACCAAACAAGCAAATCATGCAAACAAAGCAATCCAATTAAACACAACGGTTACGAAGAAGAGGAGTACATCATATAAACCATCAGAGAGGGCGGTCCACTGGCTGAAAGGCGGCCCGGGCAGAGTATGATAGAAGGTAGCTTCTGAACTGGAGCGGTGAAGGATAAAACTGAGTGACTGGCAGGCGGATATTCCCGTATTGCC
Coding sequences within:
- a CDS encoding VanZ family protein; translated protein: MFHPRKYLFRFLFLFSIAVILYATLYRETGQGDIQLQLFWTIKRAWREHSGNHWYLILGNIALFMPFGFFFTIILRKPDWKKAAIIGFVFSSVIEVTQVLTDRGLGELDDVLHNTWGSLMGYCAAVILGYLFGRHSNRYKGKVKGASLFFGITILAFAILIFYNQPDWNVRLRR